In Daphnia pulex isolate KAP4 chromosome 7, ASM2113471v1, one genomic interval encodes:
- the LOC124198115 gene encoding adhesive plaque matrix protein-like translates to MARISLCTSAMFLSTFGIVLLLIVSNSATGITEETVDDQQADESKRSTHSQKLEQGRTRGEYRIFLPDNRWQIVSYVADDDGYRATVRYENGPHDIPRSEQSHWGFATGSLQTPVSGEPGPNVPPIYPPRNKFPLQNSGQPPLSKHAFPTQPYQGVVTSQVNTFIVHPTPTDIRGRELEDGRKRPEQHRPSNFPGGIEQKPLHRNPPTDPASTPSSSPPLHRNPPKGPASASSSSPPPVYIPQPYAAQQQPRPTTPPPIYTAPRPDKFPDPPVYIPKESTQKFEEQASIIYDPNVYHPFYQPTEKPKTLAAQPIRPFHLPDQFYENRPHQHQQVVSNLERPVRPNPIPQQQNEQRPQQEPPPQRYPPTAPPKAENRPPQQLNLRPYLDKPSSNQWTPLYEPAPTRPPYPPYEPQSYQSTPSYPSKPTESPLKPFKASPAYDPVDPYVVQQRPQYQPAQPYVPQQRPPYQAPPFYPEQQIKPYEPQQKPAYPAKPAEVYVPQQRPLPTYADKPSESYEPQQKPVYKPVKPYEPEPPKYETTPSYPEEPIDQDEPPQKAGYKPVNPYEPKPPKYETTPSYPEEPIDQDEPDRKPVTYFTNKPEESYEPQQKPSYQPIPTYPDKPTRPYEPEQKPQYETTPVYPEKPEEPRKPVTFFSNEPEESYEPQQKPLYRPIPSYPDKPDRPYEPERKPQYEATPSYAERPVEPQKPATFFSNKPDESYEPERKPEEPIDPEEKPEYEPTTFLSDKPLVSYDSEQKPEPAPSYPPQRPQYNEEYRPQYQPRPFANQQPNGYRPPYYPPRPGQPIRPVLKPGYLTPESNYRPEKRPYGVPGYSPATYPPPGITITSIRPILNPRNQSFVTTTLDESLEGEAPTEPPEWEQEEITTTKKPDAVRKYKVNQPISRKPKYENSPPRFKITRPINNRPVPVSTVQVPVEPETEKPTDQEHSPLLAKYKFKGSTTSNDEYGQRTQPRRKQPSQKETVYDFTVTSLLEEDGPSESIRGYSKIRDQHDDSFSVTVLPDEDQISDLESFLPVEEEFYSSNTSDSDVIFFDDGIIPPLLLRVRDKSPPPKIVEDVTVPYALTDYQTDIPTTTMIPTEFPSITAPPTEIPSTTRTPTTAYTTTTTTTTTPKPSTKAGTRKKKKRVRVKSLKRGNGTLTIMPASKKVQSSVSVLVKEEEKAPVVASKNSSVAAVPRTNSPRIRFPPRVRFVQKTAERVTRQNDKTLVDEDLIASDSLNLAVTSQRENDEIGDHAITMEDMMEWSLNSIPIDRLDLVYDSAELEDKPVEE, encoded by the exons ATGGCGCGGATATCCCTGTGTACGTCGGCGATGTTTCTCTCCACATTTGGGATCGTTCTTTTGCTGATCGTTTCCAATTCCGCAACTGGGATCACCGAAGAGACAGTCGACGATCAACAAGCCGACGAATCTAAAAGG TCGACTCATTCTCAGAAACTCGAACAAGGAAGAACACGAGGAGAATataggatttttttaccagatAATCGATGGCAAATTGTATCTTATGTAGCTGATGATGACGGCTACCGGGCCACTGTACGTTACGAGAATGGACCGCACGATATTCCACGCTCGGAACAATCTCACTGGGGATTTGCAACTGGAAGTTTGCAGACTCCTGTAAGCGGTGAACCTGGTCCGAATGTTCCACCGATCTATCCGCCTAGAAATAAATTTCCTCTGCAGAATTCCGGTCAGCCTCCATTAAGCAAACACGCGTTCCCGACGCAACCTTATCAAGGAGTTGTGACCAGTCAGGTGAACACTTTCATCGTTCATCCTACTCCGACAGATATTAGAGGGCGTGAACTTGAAGATGGGCGGAAGCGACCTGAACAGCATCGCCCATCCAATTTTCCTGGCGGAATAGAACAAAAACCACTCCATCGTAATCCACCGACAGATCCAGCTTCTACACCCTCCTCTTCTCCACCACTTCATCGTAATCCACCTAAAGGTCCTGCTtctgcatcttcttcttctccaccaCCGGTTTACATCCCCCAGCCGTACGCTGCTCAACAGCAACCGCGTCCTACGACTCCACCGCCAATCTACACTGCTCCTCGTCCAGATAAGTTTCCAGATCCACCAGTTTACATTCCAAAAGAAAGCACTCAAAAATTTGAGGAACAAGCTAGCATAATCTATGATCCAAACGTTTATCATCCATTCTACCAACCtacagaaaaaccaaaaactctGGCTGCACAGCCGATTCGTCCATTCCATTTACCAGATCAGTTTTACGAAAATCGTCCTCATCAACATCAGCAAGTTGTTTCGAATTTGGAGCGACCAGTTCGTCCTAATCCAattccacaacaacaaaatgaacaGCGTCCCCAACAGGAACCCCCACCACAACGGTACCCACCGACTGCACCCCCTAAAGCAGAAAACCGGCCTCCTCAACAACTAAATCTTCGTCCTTATCTGGATAAACCATCCAGTAATCAATGGACCCCTCTTTATGAACCAGCTCCTACCAGACCTCCATATCCTCCGTACGAACCCCAATCCTATCAGTCAACTCCGTCTTATCCAAGCAAACCGACTGAATCACCCCTAAAACCATTTAAGGCTTCACCTGCTTACGATCCTGTTGATCCGTACGTCGTACAACAAAGACCGCAATACCAACCTGCGCAACCATACGTACCCCAACAAAGACCGCCTTATCAGGCCCCACCTTTCTATCCGGAGCAACAGATTAAACCGTATGAACCGCAACAGAAACCCGCCTACCCTGCTAAACCAGCTGAAGTTTATGTGCCGCAACAAAGACCTTTGCCGACCTATGCGGACAAACCATCGGAGTCCTACGAACCGCAACAGAAGCCGGTATACAAACCTGTAAAACCCTATGAGCCAGAGCCGCCCAAGTACGAAACTACACCATCTTATCCTGAAGAGCCAATCGACCAGGATGAACCTCCACAGAAAGCTGGATACAAACCTGTTAATCCTTATGAACCGAAACCACCAAAATATGAAACTACACCATCTTATCCTGAAGAGCCGATCGACCAGGATGAACCCGATAGGAAACCTGTCACCTACTTTACGAATAAACCAGAAGAATCATACGAACCCCAACAGAAACCTTCGTATCAACCAATTCCTACTTATCCTGACAAACCTACCCGACCTTATGAGCCTGAACAGAAGCCTCAATACGAAACTACGCCAGTCTATCCAGAGAAGCCAGAAGAGCCTCGTAAACCTGTAACTTTCTTTTCGAATGAGCCGGAGGAATCATACGAACCCCAACAGAAACCATTATATAGACCCATTCCTTCTTATCCTGACAAACCCGACAGACCTTATGAGCCTGAACGGAAGCCTCAGTATGAAGCTACACCATCTTATGCTGAAAGGCCGGTTGAACCTCAAAAGCCGgcaactttcttttcaaacaaacCGGATGAATCATACGAACCCGAGCGGAAACCTGAGGAGCCGATCGATCCGGAAGAGAAACCCGAATATGAGCCTACAACTTTCTTATCAGATAAACCGCTCGTGTCTTATGATTCCGAACAGAAACCGGAACCCGCACCTTCTTATCCGCCCCAACGACCGCAATATAATGAAGAATACCGACCGCAGTATCAACCGCGTCCATTTGCCAATCAGCAGCCAAACGGTTACCGCCCTCCATATTATCCACCGCGACCTGGACAACCAATTCGTCCTGTTTTAAAGCCTGGATACCTTACACCGGAATCAAATTACCGACCGGAAAAAAGACCTTACGGTGTTCCTGGCTACTCACCTGCAACCTACCCACCTCCGGGAATCACCATCACTTCAATCCGTCCAATTCTCAACCCCAGAAATCAATCGTTTGTTACAACGACGCTAGACGAATCTCTAGAAGGCGAAGCTCCAACAGAACCCCCGGAATGGGAACAAGAGGAAATTACGACAACAAAGAAACCTGATGCAGTTCGAAAGTACAAAGTGAATCAACCGATATCCAGAAAACCGAAATACGAAAACAGTCCTCCTCGTTTCAAGATCACTCGACCAATTAACAATCGTCCAGTTCCAGTCTCTACGGTGCAAGTTCCTGTCGAGCCAGAAACCGAAAAACCGACTGATCAAGAACATTCGCCTTTATTGGCTAAATATAAATTCAAAGGGTCGACGACATCCAACGATGAATACGGCCAACGTACACAACCGAGAAGAAAGCAGCCGTCTCAGAAAGAAACCGTCTACGACTTTACAGTTACGTCACTGCTAGAAGAGGATGGTCCAAGTGAGTCAATCCGCGGCTACAGCAAAATAAGAGACCAACATGACGATTCATTTTCTGTCACCGTTCTTCCCGACGAGGACCAGATATCTGATTTGGAGAGTTTTCTTCctgttgaagaagaattttatTCAAGCAACACTTCAGATTCAGatgtcattttctttgatgacGGTATTATCCCTCCGTTGCTGTTGCGCGTCCGCGATAAGAGTCCTCCTCCTAAAATCGTGGAAGATGTTACCGTCCCTTATGCCCTGACGGATTATCAAACGGACATCCCGACGACCACCATGATACCCACAGAGTTTCCATCGATTACGGCACCCCCTACAGAGATTCCGTCAACAACCAGAACACCTACAACAGCTTATacgaccacaacaacaaccacaacgacTCCTAAACCATCGACAAAGGCCGGcaccaggaagaagaagaagcgagtTCGAGTCAAATCACTGAAACGAGGCAACGGGACGCTGACCATCATGCCGGCAAGTAAAAAAGTTCAAAGTTCTGTTTCGGTGTtggtgaaagaagaagaaaaagcgcCAGTAGTTGCCAGCAAAAATAGTAGCGTCGCAGCTGTGCCGAGAACCAATTCGCCAAGAATTCGATTCCCTCCAAGAGTCCGATTTGTCCAAAAGACTGCCGAACGTGTTACCCGACAGAATGACAAAACTCTGGTCGATGAAGATCTAATCGCCTCGGATTCCCTGAATCTAGCCGTCACTAGTCAGCGCGAAAACGACGAGATTGGAGATCATGCCATCACGATGGAGGACATGATGGAATGGAGTCTGAATTCTATTCCAATCGATCGATTAGATCTCGTTTACGATTCGGCCGAGTTGGAGGACAAACCCGTAGAGGAATGA
- the LOC124198119 gene encoding golgin subfamily A member 5-like has protein sequence MSWLTDLAGKAEDFLVKIDKNAAAVAAQTVLVTKDRVTPSHSRRDSGASVASVASDFSNNHAPQNSSTAANFKNSVSMSDLSKAGKSKLDLDATLMASLNANSDVLDASSVSTAPNSTSYSNGLGGNDLTLVQENNLLKQEIKSINQEIRQSMQHAKQAQKEAKNAEQQLKSQIAVVQSVEQQLSVLRKENMTLADQLLDKDAELSTLKSKVEAIHVEQEYQTKLEHMQAQLETEVKKRQSLEVETKVQFNQLEKERCILMGESQQYQHQLQTVKEELESTHQSFNEYKLRAQRILQDKDRLLQDIKEHKTVESFQLPNELLMAELDQLQQERDLLREETAQSNSQLQQCRKEIAHLEARYEEEIRQIRELNNQAETRLLEERSKKELIENELKQLDEELRYVREDLSQQKVQSVGRIQQLETELNKVRNQLTSKQNNSSTPSQDEFEQRLRTLTETLVAKQAVLEAVQSERSSLLLQLERANKERSGIPSETENSTRVLLNITDDELAKVTTGVSRRMRHAYSSLDSLNFRFGQALRRRPAARLVLFFYMVVLHFWVAFVLLTYTPEMHENHTTSL, from the exons ATGTCTTGGCTAACTGATTTGGCCGGCAAGGCAGAAGATTTTCTAGTGAAAATTGACAAGAATGCTGCTGCAGTTGCTGCGCAAACGGTACTAGTAACGAAAGATCGAGTTACTCCCAGTCATTCAAGACGAGACTCAGGTGCTTCGGTCGCTTCAGTTGCTTCGGATTTCTCAAATAATCATGCCCCGCAAAACAGTTCTACTGCagctaattttaaaaatagtgtTTCCATGTCTGATCTTTCTAAGGCAGGCAAATCTAAACTTGATCTTGACGCTACTCTTATGGCATCACTAAATGCAAATAGTGATGTGCTGGACGCTTCTAGTGTTAGCACAGCTCCAAATTCTACCTCCTACTCTAATGGGTTGGGCGGGAATGACTTGACCTTAGTTCAAGAAAACAATCTCCTGAAACAAGagatcaaatcaatcaatcaagaaATAAGGCAATCTATGCAACATGCTAAACAAGCTCAGAAAG aaGCTAAGAATGCGGAACAGCAGTTAAAAAGTCAGATAGCTGTGGTGCAATCAGTCGAGCAGCAATTATCTGTATTAAGGAAAGAGAACATGACCTTAGCTGACCAACTCCTTGACAAAGATGCTGAATTGTCTACCCTAAAGAGCAAAGTAGAAGCAATCCATGTTGAACAGGAGTACCAAACAAAGCTGGAACACATGCAAGCACAGTTGGAAACTGAAGTTAAAAAGAGGCAATCATTGGAAGTTGAAACTAAAGTTCAGTTTAACCAATTGGAAAAAGAGCGTTGTATTTTAATGGGTGAATCACAACAGTATCAACATCAACTTCAGACAGTAAAAGAAGAGCTCGAATCGACTCATCAATCATTTAATGAATACAAACTTCGGGCTCAAAGAATCCTCCAG GATAAGGACAGATTATTGCAAGATATCAAAGAACATAAAACAGTCGAAAGCTTCCAACTTCCTAACGAATTGCTTATGGCAGAACTGGACCAACTTCAACAAGAACGTGATCTTTTACGAGAAGAAACAGCTCAGTCGAATTCTCAATTGCAACAGTGTAGAAAGGAAATCGCTCATCTTGAGGCGAG GTACGAGGAAGAAATTCGCCAGATTCGTGAACTTAATAATCAAGCTGAAACTCGGTTACTAGAAGAGCGATCCAAGAAAGAGTTGATAGAGAACGAACTAAAACAACTAGACGAAGAGCTGCGCTACGTCCGCGAAGATCTTTCTCAACAAAAAGTGCAGTCTGTAGGAAGAATCCAACAACTCGAAACCGAGTTGAATAAAGTGAGAAACCAGTtgacaagtaaacaaaataattccaGTACGCCTTCTCAAGATGAGTTTGAACAACG gcTTCGAACGCTGACTGAGACTTTAGTTGCAAAACAAGCAGTTTTGGAAGCAGTGCAGTCGGAACGCAGTTCATTATTGCTTCAGCTGGAAAGAGCTAATAAAGAACGAAGTGGAATTCCATCTGAAACTGAAAACTCTACGCGCGTTCTACTGAATATTACAGATGACG AATTGGCAAAAGTAACGACAGGAGTTTCTCGTCGTATGCGACATGCCTATTCCAGCTTGGATTCTTTAAATTTCCGTTTCGGGCAGGCATTGCGCCGGCGACCCGCTGCTCGATTAGTGCTCTTTTTCTAT aTGGTGGTTCTTCATTTTTGGGTTGCCTTTGTCCTTCTCACTTACACGCCAGAGATGCACGAAAACCACACGACTTCTCTGtga
- the LOC124198120 gene encoding tyrosine-protein kinase transmembrane receptor Ror-like isoform X2 produces MDAGCRKQPDGSFICVCTHDFSQERSDTPCPRKVVSGTNSYYPVNNKTLITIHRNGRDNEHKLFPRVFKAHLPISVLTDEIPDHSSSMKTVALAYSIPITLIIALIGLVFLSIKLIRWVRIYRMTNRNRTVLRFGRNVSPKEFLTINTDYLRIVDQVEQNVSSRSFLLLREWIELETELGEGCFGKVFRGRLRRPDSSIQSTDPSYINLESSQAVAIKVLKSPSPGIASTTAQSDFLREAETMASFSHENILALHGVVINEFSIGPWVVFEYMELGDLAQLLRSSNGYPSPKDKDTLIGRHKLNQEDLRSIAEQIANGMKYLSSRHFVHRDLACRNCLVGERPSVNPAFSSNRSNLIIKISDFGMSRDVHTTDYYKMGASRFLPVRWMPPESILYGKFTRESDVWAFGVVLWEIFSMGALPYYGHSNEEVITMIVDSVLLEPPKSTPCLIRQLMYEGCWKKMPSDRPSFSEIHAKLAGFSSTAPLSEQAECEIYSNCYAYLQPLPDLEP; encoded by the exons ATCGTTCATTTGTGTTTGCACTCACGATTTCAGCCAAGAAAGATCCGATACGCCCTGCCCACGCAAAGTCG TGTCCGGAACGAATTCTTATTATCCTGTTAATAATAAGACGTTGATTACCATCCATCGAAATGGTCGAGATAATGAGCATAAATTATTCCCTCGCGTATTtaag GCTCATCTACCGATTTCTGTACTGACTGATGAGATTCCAGATCACTCTTCGTCAATGAAAACTGTTGCGCTAGCCTATTCAATACCCATAACTCTAATCATAGCATTGATTGGATTAGTTTTTCTCTCAATCAAGTTGATTAGGTGGGTGAGAATTTACAGGATGACCAACAGGAATCGGACTGTATTGCGCTTCGGTAGGAATGTTTCCCCAAAAGAATTCTTAACCATCAACACCGACTACTTGAGAATAGTCGACCAAGTGGAACAGAATGTCAGCTCCCGTTCCTTTCTCCTATTGCGTGAGTGGATCGAACTTGAAACTGAACTCGGTGAAGGTTGTTTTGGTAAGGTTTTTCGCGGTCGACTACGCCGCCCTGATTCATCAATCCAGTCAACGGATCCCTCCTATATTAATCTGGAGAGCAGTCAAGCTGTGGCAATCAAAGTTCTCAAATCTCCGTCACCTGGAATCGCTTCAACCACTGCGCAAAGCGATTTTCTCCGAGAAGCAGAGACGATGGCTTCGTTCTCTCACGAGAATATCTTGGCTTTACATGGTGTTGTTATCAATG AGTTTAGTATCGGACCATGGGTTGTATTTGAATACATGGAGTTGGGCGACCTAGCTCAGCTATTACGTTCCTCCAACGGCTATCCTAGTCCTAAAGACAAAGATACCCTCATAGGCAGACATAAATTGAATCAG GAGGATTTGCGCTCCATAGCAGAACAAATTGCAAATGGTATGAAATATCTTTCGTCAAGGCATTTCGTACATCGGGATCTAGCGTGTCGAAACTGTTTGGTGGGTGAACGGCCATCTGTCAACCCAGCTTTTAGCAGTAATCGTTCAAATCTTATCATCAAGATATCGGACTTTG GAATGAGCAGAGATGTTCATACCACTGATTACTACAAG ATGGGAGCTTCTCGATTTTTGCCGGTTAGATGGATGCCCCCCGAATCAATTCTTTATGGTAAGTTTACTCGGGAATCGGATGTCTGGGCTTTTGGAGTTGTCCTCTGGGAAATTTTCTCTATGGGCGCTCTTCCATATTACGGTCATTCTAATGAAGAG GTGATTACAATGATCGTCGACAGCGTTCTTCTGGAGCCACCAAAGTCTACTCCGTGTTTAATTCGGCAGCTAATGTATGAAGGTTGTTGGAAGAAGATGCCATCCGATCGTCCTTCTTTTTCGGAGATTCATGCCAAACTCGCTGGTTTTTCGAGTACAGCACCGTTGTCGGAGCAAGCAGAATGTGAAATTTATTCTAACTGTTATGCCTATCTCCAACCTTTACCGGATTTGGAACCATAA
- the LOC124198120 gene encoding tyrosine-protein kinase transmembrane receptor Ror-like isoform X1, with product MNQSIPLMKGAPDCQSARCGMDAGCRKQPDGSFICVCTHDFSQERSDTPCPRKVVSGTNSYYPVNNKTLITIHRNGRDNEHKLFPRVFKAHLPISVLTDEIPDHSSSMKTVALAYSIPITLIIALIGLVFLSIKLIRWVRIYRMTNRNRTVLRFGRNVSPKEFLTINTDYLRIVDQVEQNVSSRSFLLLREWIELETELGEGCFGKVFRGRLRRPDSSIQSTDPSYINLESSQAVAIKVLKSPSPGIASTTAQSDFLREAETMASFSHENILALHGVVINEFSIGPWVVFEYMELGDLAQLLRSSNGYPSPKDKDTLIGRHKLNQEDLRSIAEQIANGMKYLSSRHFVHRDLACRNCLVGERPSVNPAFSSNRSNLIIKISDFGMSRDVHTTDYYKMGASRFLPVRWMPPESILYGKFTRESDVWAFGVVLWEIFSMGALPYYGHSNEEVITMIVDSVLLEPPKSTPCLIRQLMYEGCWKKMPSDRPSFSEIHAKLAGFSSTAPLSEQAECEIYSNCYAYLQPLPDLEP from the exons ATCGTTCATTTGTGTTTGCACTCACGATTTCAGCCAAGAAAGATCCGATACGCCCTGCCCACGCAAAGTCG TGTCCGGAACGAATTCTTATTATCCTGTTAATAATAAGACGTTGATTACCATCCATCGAAATGGTCGAGATAATGAGCATAAATTATTCCCTCGCGTATTtaag GCTCATCTACCGATTTCTGTACTGACTGATGAGATTCCAGATCACTCTTCGTCAATGAAAACTGTTGCGCTAGCCTATTCAATACCCATAACTCTAATCATAGCATTGATTGGATTAGTTTTTCTCTCAATCAAGTTGATTAGGTGGGTGAGAATTTACAGGATGACCAACAGGAATCGGACTGTATTGCGCTTCGGTAGGAATGTTTCCCCAAAAGAATTCTTAACCATCAACACCGACTACTTGAGAATAGTCGACCAAGTGGAACAGAATGTCAGCTCCCGTTCCTTTCTCCTATTGCGTGAGTGGATCGAACTTGAAACTGAACTCGGTGAAGGTTGTTTTGGTAAGGTTTTTCGCGGTCGACTACGCCGCCCTGATTCATCAATCCAGTCAACGGATCCCTCCTATATTAATCTGGAGAGCAGTCAAGCTGTGGCAATCAAAGTTCTCAAATCTCCGTCACCTGGAATCGCTTCAACCACTGCGCAAAGCGATTTTCTCCGAGAAGCAGAGACGATGGCTTCGTTCTCTCACGAGAATATCTTGGCTTTACATGGTGTTGTTATCAATG AGTTTAGTATCGGACCATGGGTTGTATTTGAATACATGGAGTTGGGCGACCTAGCTCAGCTATTACGTTCCTCCAACGGCTATCCTAGTCCTAAAGACAAAGATACCCTCATAGGCAGACATAAATTGAATCAG GAGGATTTGCGCTCCATAGCAGAACAAATTGCAAATGGTATGAAATATCTTTCGTCAAGGCATTTCGTACATCGGGATCTAGCGTGTCGAAACTGTTTGGTGGGTGAACGGCCATCTGTCAACCCAGCTTTTAGCAGTAATCGTTCAAATCTTATCATCAAGATATCGGACTTTG GAATGAGCAGAGATGTTCATACCACTGATTACTACAAG ATGGGAGCTTCTCGATTTTTGCCGGTTAGATGGATGCCCCCCGAATCAATTCTTTATGGTAAGTTTACTCGGGAATCGGATGTCTGGGCTTTTGGAGTTGTCCTCTGGGAAATTTTCTCTATGGGCGCTCTTCCATATTACGGTCATTCTAATGAAGAG GTGATTACAATGATCGTCGACAGCGTTCTTCTGGAGCCACCAAAGTCTACTCCGTGTTTAATTCGGCAGCTAATGTATGAAGGTTGTTGGAAGAAGATGCCATCCGATCGTCCTTCTTTTTCGGAGATTCATGCCAAACTCGCTGGTTTTTCGAGTACAGCACCGTTGTCGGAGCAAGCAGAATGTGAAATTTATTCTAACTGTTATGCCTATCTCCAACCTTTACCGGATTTGGAACCATAA